One genomic region from bacterium encodes:
- a CDS encoding glycosyltransferase — protein LAALRAEGVTVVEISFWQRNTFVERLLEAVEATHPSLLLTINHLGFDEEGALTRLLEKLQLPIASWFVDSPSYILQNHRGNQSDLVTTFLWEEAYAKRLAEWFPNSVWLPLAGDERRLRAPAKKSNAIGTFVGDSQFAAAVKWRKRLPDSPQFDHWIAEASQWLHQNRLPIWEWNEMPELSDKAQSLELESAIVIEASRQYRWQIVQSLAETIPFAVYGDEGWQYAPGGLQRFPAVNYFTELPDVYSKAAFVLNLTSYQMPTAVNQRVFDVPLCGGILLTDRQSDLTRLFSPEAFFTFTSRDDATALAKWLLHKPEQAEEKRLRQLQTILEKHTYRHRVRTILQVMLERHYSRTSVTSHGTITERDSYFV, from the coding sequence TCTTGGCAGCGCTGCGGGCTGAAGGAGTCACTGTTGTCGAGATTTCCTTTTGGCAGCGCAACACCTTTGTCGAGCGGCTGTTAGAAGCGGTTGAAGCGACCCATCCCAGTTTATTATTGACGATTAACCACTTAGGTTTTGATGAAGAAGGGGCATTAACGCGATTGCTAGAGAAGTTACAACTACCGATTGCAAGCTGGTTTGTCGATTCCCCGAGTTACATTCTACAAAATCACCGGGGGAATCAATCTGATTTGGTGACCACCTTTCTCTGGGAAGAAGCGTACGCAAAACGGTTGGCGGAATGGTTTCCAAACTCAGTTTGGCTGCCGTTAGCCGGCGATGAGCGCCGCCTCCGTGCTCCTGCGAAAAAATCAAACGCAATCGGAACGTTTGTCGGCGATAGCCAATTTGCTGCTGCCGTGAAGTGGCGGAAACGACTGCCTGATTCGCCGCAATTCGATCACTGGATTGCTGAAGCATCGCAATGGCTACACCAGAATCGCTTGCCGATCTGGGAATGGAACGAAATGCCGGAACTATCCGACAAAGCGCAATCCCTCGAGTTAGAATCAGCGATTGTGATCGAAGCGTCGCGGCAATACCGGTGGCAGATAGTTCAATCACTCGCCGAAACAATACCGTTTGCGGTCTATGGCGACGAAGGGTGGCAGTATGCTCCGGGTGGACTGCAACGATTTCCCGCGGTGAATTACTTTACCGAATTGCCCGATGTTTACAGTAAAGCAGCGTTTGTTCTGAATCTTACCAGCTATCAAATGCCAACAGCAGTGAACCAACGGGTGTTTGACGTCCCACTCTGCGGCGGTATCCTGCTCACCGACCGGCAATCGGATTTGACGCGATTGTTTTCACCGGAGGCGTTTTTTACGTTTACCAGCCGGGATGATGCGACTGCATTAGCAAAATGGTTGTTGCACAAACCCGAGCAGGCTGAAGAAAAACGATTGCGACAATTGCAGACAATCCTTGAGAAACATACGTACCGCCATCGGGTACGCACTATATTACAAGTGATGTTGGAGCGGCATTACTCCCGGACATCGGTAACGTCGCACGGTACCATAACTGAGCGCGACTCATATTTTGTTTGA